Proteins encoded in a region of the Halorhabdus tiamatea SARL4B genome:
- a CDS encoding sialidase family protein: MYRPPEGTPAPGAMYPRVERLAHADTGGDVLIATFEHYWSTDPENASQPFFPVYRSTDGGESWTKCSEIHDTENDWGLRYQPTLFELPVDVGPWSAGTILAAGNSIPDDLSRTKIDVYASEDRGQTWEYVSTVAEGGQAVPQAGSTPVWEPDFALDPDGNLVVYFADERHRDEGYNQLIGHRVSEDGGQTWGEEVFDAAIPNGEDRPGMPVVTRLPDGRYVMVFEVVGPTHEGGIFVMASPDGRSWGDPADVGSPVMTTAGYQGCNGPYATWTPAGGTDGTLLVSAKTLRDENREQAPGSGDVLLATHDFESFSDWRTVSSPITYDDELDVGYQMVAWTTPLLPSPDGERLLAMSSTYVGPERLEIRYGIDELDVDG, encoded by the coding sequence TTGTATCGACCGCCGGAGGGGACGCCCGCCCCGGGCGCGATGTATCCCCGGGTCGAACGGTTGGCTCACGCCGACACGGGCGGGGACGTTCTGATCGCGACGTTCGAACACTACTGGAGTACAGACCCCGAGAATGCGAGCCAGCCGTTCTTTCCGGTCTACCGGAGCACTGACGGCGGCGAGTCCTGGACGAAGTGTTCTGAGATCCACGACACCGAGAACGACTGGGGGTTGCGCTACCAGCCGACGCTGTTCGAACTCCCCGTCGATGTGGGCCCGTGGTCGGCCGGGACAATACTCGCCGCCGGAAATTCGATCCCCGACGACCTCTCCCGGACAAAAATCGACGTCTACGCAAGCGAGGACCGGGGTCAGACCTGGGAGTACGTCAGTACTGTCGCCGAGGGCGGGCAGGCGGTCCCACAGGCGGGATCGACGCCGGTCTGGGAACCCGACTTCGCGCTCGATCCGGACGGCAATCTCGTGGTCTACTTCGCCGACGAGCGCCACCGCGATGAGGGCTACAACCAGTTGATCGGCCACCGCGTCTCCGAAGACGGCGGCCAGACATGGGGCGAAGAAGTGTTCGACGCCGCGATCCCGAACGGCGAGGACCGGCCCGGAATGCCCGTCGTGACTCGTCTCCCCGACGGCCGGTACGTGATGGTCTTCGAGGTCGTCGGTCCGACTCACGAGGGTGGAATCTTCGTGATGGCCTCGCCGGACGGACGATCGTGGGGCGATCCGGCGGACGTTGGATCGCCCGTGATGACTACGGCGGGCTATCAGGGGTGTAACGGTCCCTACGCCACGTGGACTCCGGCGGGTGGGACGGATGGCACGCTGCTGGTCTCGGCGAAGACGTTGCGAGACGAGAACCGCGAGCAGGCACCGGGAAGCGGCGACGTCCTGTTGGCCACCCATGACTTCGAGTCGTTTTCGGACTGGCGAACAGTCTCGTCGCCGATCACCTACGACGACGAACTCGACGTCGGCTATCAGATGGTCGCCTGGACGACACCACTGCTCCCCTCGCCAGACGGCGAGCGGTTGCTGGCGATGTCGAGTACGTACGTCGGCCCTGAGCGACTTGAGATCAGATACGGAATCGACGAACTTGACGTGGACGGCTGA
- a CDS encoding alpha-L-arabinofuranosidase C-terminal domain-containing protein has protein sequence MTRLLTHTESDIARRATVRLDPETTVDRTVDAELFGKFGEHLYSPRNVSNILEAQTLFNPTLGSWKFQDRRFGADGGRGGIHDPAEIDDRIGTYAETHDLPEADRFRAAYRDGTALFWFPYGDGVTTSPDVGTAEDRAQRIEVRSRDDPAGIAQWCHFPLHRTRTFEGKTTLRATDETDVRIAIHSPVADDGTLGDPVAATTVTAGTEFETVPFALDVPASAPDDALLGVSVTTVGEANIVLDRLLVYPDDHVETADPELVELLDGLPVLRWPGGNFASGYDWKDGVGPVEDRPTRPNPAWDAIETNLFGTDEFLQFCDAIDAEPVICVNAGDGTLEEAAQWVEYCNGSADTEMGALRAEHGHPEPYDVTYWEIGNEIYGEWQITWSTPGGYADRFDRFRAAMTAVDDSIELMATGNRLTDWNDPTVETLAGDEWLTDHVLIEAHADATTDPVELFNAHTGLASQLGEEYRDVAVDCRDARVDPRLAITELQLFTRFDEAADADAAASTEGEPIATGDTDTLSAATLPNSHSITEAVFDATVRTQCIRDGDVRMVTHSGIGNHGGGIRHRKARTWADPCLYGRKLEMGLIGGTPIGVELTAGTFSTETAFGTDTSRWFGELRPVEDEPVVDAVAVVDADDHDVALVLTHRDAGTGPIEVTIDGESLFADAESVAVETLTAASMHAENTLEEPTRISPTHEDVPVEDTAVTLSLSPYSVVRVTVD, from the coding sequence ATGACGCGCCTGCTTACCCACACCGAAAGCGATATCGCCCGGCGAGCGACGGTCCGGCTCGACCCCGAGACGACGGTAGACCGGACAGTCGACGCCGAACTCTTCGGCAAGTTCGGCGAACACCTCTACTCGCCCCGGAACGTCTCGAATATCCTCGAAGCCCAGACGCTGTTCAACCCGACCCTGGGTTCCTGGAAGTTCCAGGACCGCCGGTTCGGTGCCGACGGCGGTCGCGGCGGCATCCACGACCCCGCCGAGATCGACGACCGGATCGGGACCTACGCCGAGACCCACGATCTCCCCGAAGCAGATCGCTTCCGGGCGGCCTACCGCGACGGGACCGCGCTCTTCTGGTTCCCCTACGGAGACGGCGTCACGACGAGTCCGGACGTCGGCACGGCCGAGGATCGGGCACAGCGGATCGAAGTCCGGAGCCGGGACGATCCCGCTGGGATCGCCCAGTGGTGTCACTTCCCGCTTCATCGCACGCGCACGTTCGAGGGGAAGACGACGCTCCGGGCGACAGACGAGACTGATGTCAGGATCGCCATCCACAGCCCGGTCGCGGACGACGGCACGCTCGGCGATCCCGTCGCGGCGACGACCGTCACTGCCGGTACCGAGTTCGAAACGGTCCCGTTCGCTCTCGACGTGCCGGCGTCGGCGCCCGACGACGCGCTCCTCGGCGTCAGCGTCACGACGGTCGGCGAGGCAAACATCGTCCTCGATCGTCTGCTGGTCTATCCGGACGACCACGTCGAGACGGCCGACCCGGAACTGGTCGAGCTACTCGACGGACTCCCCGTGTTGCGGTGGCCGGGCGGGAACTTCGCCTCTGGGTATGACTGGAAGGACGGCGTCGGGCCGGTCGAGGACCGACCGACGCGGCCGAACCCGGCGTGGGACGCCATCGAGACCAACCTCTTCGGGACCGACGAGTTCCTCCAGTTCTGTGATGCGATCGACGCCGAACCGGTGATCTGCGTTAACGCCGGCGACGGGACTCTGGAGGAAGCTGCACAGTGGGTCGAGTACTGCAACGGCTCGGCCGACACGGAGATGGGGGCGCTCCGGGCCGAGCACGGTCATCCCGAACCCTACGACGTCACCTACTGGGAGATTGGCAACGAGATCTACGGCGAGTGGCAGATCACCTGGTCGACGCCAGGTGGGTACGCCGATCGATTCGACCGGTTCCGGGCAGCCATGACTGCTGTCGACGACTCGATCGAGCTCATGGCGACGGGCAACCGGCTGACCGACTGGAACGACCCGACTGTCGAAACGCTTGCGGGCGACGAGTGGCTCACAGACCACGTCCTGATCGAGGCTCACGCCGACGCTACCACCGATCCGGTGGAGCTGTTCAACGCCCATACTGGACTCGCCTCGCAGCTGGGCGAGGAGTACCGCGACGTCGCCGTCGATTGTCGGGACGCCAGGGTCGACCCGAGACTGGCGATCACGGAACTCCAGTTGTTCACTCGCTTCGACGAAGCGGCGGACGCGGATGCGGCGGCCTCGACGGAGGGAGAGCCGATTGCCACAGGTGACACGGACACCCTTTCCGCCGCGACGCTGCCGAACAGCCATTCCATCACGGAGGCGGTCTTCGACGCGACGGTCCGCACCCAGTGCATTCGGGACGGCGACGTCCGGATGGTGACCCACTCCGGGATCGGCAACCACGGCGGGGGCATCCGCCACCGAAAGGCCCGAACCTGGGCCGACCCGTGTCTCTACGGTCGAAAGCTCGAGATGGGGTTGATCGGTGGGACACCGATCGGCGTCGAACTCACCGCTGGCACGTTCTCGACCGAGACGGCCTTCGGAACGGACACCAGTCGGTGGTTCGGCGAGCTACGGCCCGTCGAGGACGAACCGGTTGTCGACGCCGTCGCGGTGGTCGACGCCGACGATCACGACGTCGCGCTCGTGCTCACGCACCGAGACGCCGGCACGGGTCCGATCGAGGTTACGATCGACGGCGAGAGTCTGTTCGCCGACGCCGAGTCTGTCGCCGTCGAGACGCTCACCGCTGCCTCCATGCACGCGGAAAACACCCTCGAGGAGCCGACACGAATATCACCAACTCACGAGGACGTTCCCGTTGAGGACACGGCGGTCACGCTGTCGCTGTCGCCGTATTCTGTCGTGCGCGTGACCGTCGATTGA
- a CDS encoding alpha-N-arabinofuranosidase: protein MDAAIYVSRHAPIDRIDPNVYGHLTEHLGRCIYGGVWVGEDDRVPTEDGIRMDTVELLRNLDAPVLRWPGGCFADDYHWKDGIGPREERPRQRNMWWAQGRENRPEESNAFGTESFMRLCDLLDAEPYLAVNVGSGDPEEGVDWAEYCNYDGDTEMTRLRAENGSEEPHDVTYWGVGNENWGCGGRYSPQLYAEEFRRFANYLKGFDRVMSDGSMELVACGHVTDDWNRQFLEHLEKCVSFGQGSVYDLLDHLSVHRYYYAGGDTDFSTEQYYRMLARAARIGEDVDRAAEALEMFAPGSNAGIIVDEWGVWHPEAVFANGLEQENTVRDALAAASVLDDLNERADVVAMANIAQTVNVLQCLVQTDEEDAWPTPTYQVFDLYKAHMGGTALRTTVEADVHTVESRSDEFGPQDTHDVPLVSASASETDERVRITLSNRALDAVSSTTVAMDVADATVVDSEVLFAGKETDDYSTKDNAESFEPSTIAVENHGDGTFAFDVPASSVVGLTVER, encoded by the coding sequence ATGGACGCAGCGATCTACGTCTCGCGGCACGCCCCGATCGACCGGATCGATCCCAACGTCTACGGTCATCTGACCGAACACCTCGGGCGGTGTATCTACGGCGGGGTCTGGGTCGGCGAGGACGACCGTGTTCCGACCGAGGATGGCATTCGGATGGACACGGTCGAGTTGCTCCGGAACCTCGACGCCCCCGTGCTCCGGTGGCCGGGCGGGTGTTTCGCCGACGACTACCACTGGAAAGACGGGATCGGTCCGCGCGAGGAGCGCCCACGCCAGCGGAACATGTGGTGGGCTCAGGGGCGGGAGAACCGCCCCGAGGAGTCCAACGCCTTCGGGACTGAGAGCTTCATGCGGTTGTGTGACCTCCTCGACGCTGAACCGTATCTCGCCGTCAACGTCGGCTCGGGCGACCCCGAAGAGGGGGTCGACTGGGCGGAGTACTGCAACTACGACGGCGACACGGAGATGACCCGGCTGCGTGCCGAAAACGGGAGCGAGGAGCCACATGACGTCACCTACTGGGGCGTCGGTAACGAGAACTGGGGGTGTGGCGGGCGCTACAGTCCACAGCTGTACGCCGAGGAGTTCCGCCGCTTCGCGAACTACCTCAAGGGCTTCGACCGTGTGATGAGTGACGGCTCGATGGAACTGGTGGCGTGTGGTCACGTGACCGACGACTGGAACCGCCAGTTCCTCGAACACTTAGAGAAGTGCGTCTCCTTCGGCCAGGGCAGCGTCTATGACCTCCTCGATCACCTTTCAGTCCATCGATACTACTACGCCGGCGGGGACACGGACTTCTCGACCGAGCAGTACTACCGTATGCTCGCCCGGGCGGCCCGGATCGGCGAGGACGTCGACCGCGCGGCCGAGGCCTTGGAGATGTTCGCCCCCGGATCGAACGCCGGTATCATCGTCGACGAGTGGGGCGTCTGGCACCCCGAGGCCGTCTTCGCCAACGGCCTCGAACAGGAGAACACCGTCCGGGACGCACTCGCCGCCGCGAGCGTCCTCGACGACCTCAACGAACGGGCTGACGTCGTCGCGATGGCGAACATCGCCCAGACGGTCAACGTCCTACAGTGTCTCGTCCAGACCGACGAAGAGGACGCCTGGCCGACCCCGACCTACCAGGTGTTCGATCTCTACAAGGCCCATATGGGGGGAACTGCGCTCCGGACGACCGTCGAGGCAGACGTCCACACCGTCGAGAGCCGGAGCGACGAGTTCGGCCCACAGGACACCCACGACGTACCGCTCGTGAGCGCGTCGGCCTCCGAGACTGACGAGCGCGTGAGAATCACGCTGTCGAATCGTGCGCTCGACGCTGTGAGCTCGACGACCGTTGCAATGGATGTCGCGGACGCCACTGTCGTCGATAGCGAGGTGTTGTTCGCTGGCAAGGAGACCGACGACTACTCGACGAAAGACAACGCCGAGAGTTTCGAGCCATCGACTATTGCCGTCGAGAATCACGGTGACGGAACTTTCGCCTTTGACGTTCCCGCCAGTTCCGTAGTGGGACTGACCGTAGAGCGTTGA
- a CDS encoding alpha-N-arabinofuranosidase, producing the protein MGSEIYVHQHEPIDTINPNVYGHFAEHLGRCIYGGLWVGEDDRVPTEDGVRMDTVELLADLEMPVLRWPGGCFADDYHWEDGIGPREERPTRRNAFWTQGRADIPEEPNEFGTEEFMRVCDLLDTEPYLAANVGNGSPGEAADWLEYCNYDGDTELANRRAENGSEDPHDVKFWGVGNENWGCGGRLSPEEYAEQFRRYATYLRSVDGMLSERDVDLVSVGHINEDWNRKFLDALDDCAEFVQGPYDLMDHMSVHRYYEAGGDTDFDDEEYFRLLARSRKVGGDVDDAVDALSTYAPESDISIIVDEWGVWHPEATNTNGLEQENTVRDAISAAGVFDDLHERADVVSMANIAQTVNVLQCLVQTDEEDAWATPTYQVFDLYENHAGGTALDTVIETDEHEVEDEPYDVPLVSASASAHGDEVFVTLSNRALESEDVTVSLEDKSASLVDSEVLFADNAVEEYSTKDNADEFTPDDVDVVANGDGTFAVAVPESAVVGLTFEA; encoded by the coding sequence ATGGGCTCAGAGATCTATGTCCATCAGCACGAGCCGATCGATACAATCAACCCGAACGTGTACGGCCACTTCGCCGAGCACCTCGGGCGGTGCATCTATGGCGGGCTGTGGGTCGGCGAGGACGACCGTGTCCCGACCGAGGACGGGGTTCGGATGGACACCGTCGAACTCCTCGCGGACCTGGAGATGCCCGTTCTGCGATGGCCGGGTGGCTGTTTCGCTGACGACTACCATTGGGAGGACGGGATTGGCCCGCGCGAGGAGCGGCCGACCCGCCGCAACGCCTTCTGGACACAGGGACGTGCGGACATCCCCGAAGAGCCGAACGAGTTCGGCACGGAGGAGTTCATGCGGGTCTGTGATCTCCTCGATACCGAACCGTATCTCGCGGCCAACGTCGGCAACGGGTCGCCGGGTGAGGCGGCAGACTGGCTCGAGTACTGCAACTACGACGGCGACACCGAACTCGCGAATCGCCGTGCCGAAAACGGCAGCGAGGACCCCCACGACGTGAAGTTCTGGGGCGTGGGCAACGAGAACTGGGGGTGTGGTGGCCGCCTGAGCCCCGAGGAGTACGCCGAGCAGTTCCGTCGCTACGCTACCTATCTCCGGAGTGTCGATGGCATGCTGAGCGAGCGAGACGTCGATCTGGTTTCCGTCGGCCACATCAACGAGGACTGGAACCGGAAGTTCCTCGACGCCCTCGACGACTGCGCGGAGTTCGTCCAGGGTCCCTACGACCTGATGGATCACATGTCGGTCCATCGCTACTACGAGGCCGGCGGTGACACCGACTTCGACGACGAGGAGTACTTCCGCCTGCTCGCGCGCTCCCGGAAGGTCGGGGGAGACGTCGACGACGCCGTCGACGCGCTGTCGACCTATGCACCCGAGTCAGACATCAGCATCATCGTCGACGAGTGGGGCGTCTGGCACCCCGAGGCGACCAACACGAACGGCCTCGAACAGGAGAATACGGTCCGTGATGCGATCTCCGCGGCCGGCGTCTTCGACGATCTCCACGAACGGGCCGATGTCGTATCGATGGCGAACATCGCCCAGACGGTCAACGTCCTACAGTGTCTCGTCCAGACCGACGAGGAGGACGCCTGGGCGACCCCGACCTACCAGGTGTTCGATCTCTACGAGAACCACGCCGGCGGCACGGCGCTCGACACGGTCATCGAGACCGACGAGCACGAGGTCGAGGACGAACCCTACGACGTGCCGCTCGTGAGCGCGTCGGCGTCCGCCCACGGCGACGAGGTCTTCGTGACGCTGTCGAACCGGGCCCTCGAGAGCGAGGACGTCACCGTCTCCCTGGAAGACAAGAGCGCGTCGCTCGTCGACAGCGAGGTACTGTTCGCCGACAACGCGGTCGAGGAATACTCGACGAAGGACAACGCCGACGAATTCACGCCCGACGACGTCGACGTCGTGGCCAACGGCGACGGGACCTTTGCGGTCGCGGTCCCCGAGAGCGCCGTCGTCGGCCTCACGTTCGAAGCATAG
- a CDS encoding glycoside hydrolase family 97 C-terminal domain-containing protein — MLAADVPEAVPAAWDATVFVGGHLGSEATLARRRGEAWFVGSITAGPARTVEVSLLDFDGARPVTVTTDAADGSGLLEYECEISSDACCPRR, encoded by the coding sequence CTGCTCGCCGCGGACGTACCCGAAGCCGTTCCGGCCGCGTGGGATGCAACCGTTTTCGTCGGCGGTCACCTCGGAAGCGAGGCGACGCTCGCCCGCCGGCGGGGTGAGGCGTGGTTTGTCGGGTCGATCACCGCCGGGCCCGCCCGGACGGTTGAGGTATCCCTCCTCGACTTCGACGGCGCGCGGCCGGTGACCGTCACGACTGACGCCGCGGATGGGTCGGGTCTTCTGGAATACGAATGTGAGATTTCTTCCGACGCTTGCTGTCCCCGTCGCTGA
- a CDS encoding alpha-L-arabinofuranosidase produces the protein MTTDSSDSGNELGGSSVDVSRRTFLAAQSAVAAGSVVGLGAGTAAGKSEEMIQNTVSIDTSEQADQEVPDTLFGRLHEFYGDATIYPTAYSLHVKNPTFYRTVDTWAEDWAEDMGAFISVERDDVLPFPWQQVGGDDVRFEHRTDGEQVAGGQVQDEGVGYPRITVDGGNRGGIHQKTVLPDFRTLEYNLGLSVRGSVDAVRVSITTLDGETLASTDVPVSEEWTRHEPTLELSEASGDKHNGPLGLIEHEHVPYGEYAVEFTADADGHFDIDFIEFAAADAIEGPQTGAPFNPTTIQLLQDQHNTWLKWPGGNVTSQYNWEDGIGPLAERTPRFNHAWGGIQPNYFGTAEYLDLCALADQTPEITVGWHDNAAEWAAEREILPEDAANWVAYVNGSTDTEYGARRADHGYDDPWNVEHWGVGNEVWGSWQFGHTPDPSEYATGSNDRIGFETYSRAMREVDDSISIIASGWDPAEAEHNETPWNETLFDELDDDLLDGVNIHRYQWGLDSIDAVKSWKDEHDADNIDYNEVMVMAATQLGNQLEGVAAMATEHGQDDCYINLSELGIFPQVDTEQAAPYPGPETMPGGAYVAGALNALIRLSDSVRWAAQTWVPVVMGPTSETPLRPDGIVTRLYATLFKGDDTWYSVGVSSSGASRDLPNTGPRVNPAEDMPYVDGAAMQNGDDDLAVFVINRNLRTSSDVTVEVGEDYAGHAVEVVKLGPASSERPLPHSFRKSYEAPSNATVKQMTTSVGDDGTMTVELEPAGVARLYVSADPDTVKSVGDHGAWGGMTYPDIQLQTLAGGDGLPRDPNGDGLLTDVNGDGDVDIADVRALLWNRTHPAVTDQPALFDFDDDGTVTVDDVLALLRDIY, from the coding sequence ATGACAACAGATAGCAGTGACAGTGGCAACGAACTGGGCGGGAGCTCCGTCGACGTCTCCCGACGAACGTTTCTCGCAGCGCAGTCGGCGGTAGCCGCCGGCTCAGTGGTAGGACTCGGGGCAGGAACAGCCGCCGGAAAGTCCGAGGAGATGATCCAAAACACTGTCTCGATCGATACATCAGAACAGGCCGACCAGGAAGTCCCAGACACGCTGTTCGGTCGGCTCCACGAGTTCTACGGCGACGCGACGATCTATCCGACGGCCTACTCATTGCACGTCAAGAACCCGACGTTCTACCGGACGGTCGACACGTGGGCCGAGGACTGGGCCGAGGACATGGGGGCGTTCATCAGCGTCGAGCGCGACGATGTCCTGCCGTTTCCCTGGCAGCAGGTCGGCGGCGACGACGTGCGTTTCGAGCACCGGACCGACGGCGAGCAGGTCGCTGGCGGGCAAGTCCAGGACGAGGGCGTCGGCTACCCGCGGATCACAGTCGACGGCGGGAACAGGGGAGGTATTCACCAGAAGACCGTCCTCCCGGACTTCCGGACGCTTGAGTACAACCTCGGGCTGTCCGTCCGCGGGAGCGTGGACGCGGTGAGGGTATCGATCACGACGCTTGACGGCGAGACGCTCGCCTCGACGGATGTCCCTGTCTCCGAGGAGTGGACGCGTCACGAGCCCACACTCGAACTGAGCGAGGCAAGCGGTGACAAGCACAACGGGCCGCTCGGGCTGATCGAACACGAGCACGTTCCCTACGGGGAGTATGCAGTCGAGTTCACAGCCGACGCGGACGGTCACTTCGACATCGATTTCATCGAGTTCGCTGCCGCCGACGCAATCGAGGGGCCACAGACCGGTGCGCCGTTCAATCCGACGACGATACAGTTACTCCAGGACCAGCACAACACCTGGCTAAAGTGGCCCGGCGGGAACGTCACCAGCCAGTACAACTGGGAGGACGGCATCGGGCCGCTCGCGGAACGGACGCCGCGATTCAACCACGCCTGGGGCGGCATCCAGCCGAACTACTTCGGGACGGCCGAATACCTCGATCTGTGTGCACTGGCCGATCAGACACCCGAAATCACGGTCGGGTGGCACGACAACGCAGCCGAGTGGGCCGCCGAACGGGAGATCCTCCCGGAAGACGCCGCCAACTGGGTCGCGTACGTTAACGGCTCGACCGACACCGAGTACGGTGCTCGAAGGGCCGATCACGGCTACGACGACCCCTGGAACGTCGAACACTGGGGCGTGGGCAACGAGGTCTGGGGGAGCTGGCAGTTCGGCCATACACCGGACCCCTCGGAATACGCGACCGGGTCGAACGATCGGATCGGCTTCGAGACGTACTCCCGGGCGATGCGCGAGGTCGACGACTCGATATCAATCATCGCCAGCGGGTGGGACCCCGCCGAGGCCGAGCACAACGAGACACCCTGGAACGAAACGCTGTTCGACGAACTGGACGACGACCTGCTGGACGGCGTGAACATCCACCGCTACCAGTGGGGTCTCGATAGCATCGACGCGGTCAAGTCCTGGAAGGACGAGCACGACGCCGACAACATCGACTACAACGAAGTGATGGTAATGGCCGCGACCCAGCTTGGCAACCAGCTCGAAGGGGTTGCCGCCATGGCCACGGAACACGGCCAGGACGACTGCTACATCAACCTCAGCGAACTCGGCATCTTCCCCCAGGTAGACACCGAGCAAGCAGCGCCGTATCCCGGACCGGAGACGATGCCCGGTGGTGCATACGTCGCCGGCGCGCTCAACGCGCTTATCCGGCTGAGCGACAGTGTCCGGTGGGCGGCCCAGACCTGGGTGCCAGTCGTCATGGGCCCGACGTCGGAGACGCCGTTGCGTCCGGACGGAATAGTGACACGGCTGTACGCGACACTGTTCAAAGGTGACGACACCTGGTACTCAGTCGGCGTCAGCTCGAGCGGTGCCAGCCGGGATCTACCCAACACAGGACCGCGAGTCAACCCCGCCGAAGACATGCCGTACGTGGACGGCGCAGCAATGCAGAACGGCGACGACGACCTGGCGGTGTTCGTGATCAACCGCAACCTTCGCACGTCGAGCGACGTCACGGTCGAAGTTGGCGAAGACTACGCCGGCCATGCCGTCGAGGTCGTCAAGCTGGGTCCCGCTTCGAGTGAGCGGCCGCTCCCGCACAGCTTCCGGAAGTCCTACGAAGCCCCCTCGAACGCGACCGTCAAGCAGATGACGACGAGCGTCGGCGACGACGGAACGATGACGGTCGAACTCGAACCGGCCGGCGTCGCGCGGCTGTACGTCAGCGCCGACCCGGACACGGTCAAATCCGTGGGCGACCACGGAGCCTGGGGCGGGATGACTTATCCGGACATCCAACTCCAGACTCTGGCCGGCGGCGACGGACTGCCGAGAGACCCGAACGGTGACGGACTCTTGACCGACGTGAACGGGGACGGCGACGTCGATATTGCCGACGTGCGGGCGCTCCTCTGGAATCGGACCCATCCGGCTGTCACGGACCAGCCCGCGCTCTTCGACTTCGACGACGACGGAACCGTGACTGTGGATGACGTCCTCGCGCTGTTGAGGGACATCTACTAG
- a CDS encoding helix-turn-helix domain-containing protein, translating to MSQAARAVRPENVSVEELREYLTEVDGKTATQRIMVGINHKEGIPQTQLADWYDVSRTTIHNWLKRLERLEEEPLEDVIYDEKRPGRPSKLDDDERDRLEAVLDASPTVVGYDAVMWTPKLLQRYIEDTFDVEYSLSYVRELMHENDVTWRTADRSDTDQALQPDRESQDGSEDRTDDDPAPQRVHGCRS from the coding sequence ATGTCCCAAGCAGCTCGAGCAGTCCGACCAGAAAACGTGTCGGTCGAGGAACTGCGGGAGTATCTCACGGAGGTGGATGGCAAGACTGCGACCCAGCGGATCATGGTCGGGATCAACCATAAAGAGGGCATTCCACAGACCCAGCTCGCTGACTGGTACGACGTCTCTCGGACCACGATTCACAACTGGCTCAAACGACTCGAGCGTCTCGAGGAGGAACCGCTCGAGGACGTCATCTACGACGAGAAGCGGCCGGGTCGCCCGTCGAAGCTGGACGACGACGAGCGTGACCGTCTCGAAGCCGTTCTGGACGCGTCCCCGACCGTTGTCGGGTACGACGCCGTCATGTGGACACCCAAACTCCTCCAGCGCTACATCGAGGACACGTTCGACGTTGAATACAGCCTTAGTTACGTCCGGGAACTCATGCACGAAAACGACGTGACCTGGCGCACAGCCGACCGTTCGGATACCGATCAAGCCCTCCAGCCGGACCGGGAATCCCAAGACGGGAGTGAGGATCGCACCGATGACGATCCGGCCCCCCAGCGAGTTCACGGCTGTCGGAGCTGA